In Flavobacterium gelatinilyticum, a genomic segment contains:
- the rpsG gene encoding 30S ribosomal protein S7 has product MRKRAAKKRPLLPDPRFNDQLVTRFVNNLMWDGKKSTAFKVFYDAIDIIETKKQNDEKTSLEIWKDALTNVMPHVEVRSRRVGGATFQIPMQIRPDRKISMAMKWLILYARRRNEKSMAQRLASECLAAAKEEGAAVKKRMDTHKMAEANKAFSHFRF; this is encoded by the coding sequence ATGAGAAAAAGAGCGGCAAAGAAAAGACCACTTTTACCGGATCCTAGGTTTAACGACCAATTAGTAACACGTTTTGTGAATAACTTAATGTGGGATGGTAAGAAATCTACAGCTTTTAAAGTATTTTATGATGCTATTGATATCATTGAAACTAAAAAGCAAAATGATGAAAAAACTTCATTAGAAATTTGGAAAGATGCTTTAACAAACGTTATGCCTCACGTAGAAGTACGTAGCCGTAGAGTAGGTGGAGCTACATTTCAAATCCCAATGCAGATTCGTCCGGACAGAAAAATTTCTATGGCTATGAAGTGGTTAATACTTTATGCTAGAAGAAGAAACGAAAAATCTATGGCACAACGTTTAGCATCAGAGTGTTTAGCTGCTGCTAAAGAAGAAGGTGCTGCGGTTAAGAAAAGAATGGATACTCACAAAATGGCAGAGGCTAATAAAGCATTCTCTCACTTTAGATTTTAA
- the fusA gene encoding elongation factor G yields the protein MARDLKYTRNIGIAAHIDAGKTTTTERILFYTGKSHKIGEVHDGAATMDWMAQEQERGITITSAATTCTWNFPTEQGKVIPQSLPYHFNIIDTPGHVDFTVEVNRSLRVLDGLVFLFSAVDGVEPQSETNWRLADQYRVPRMGFVNKMDRQGANFLAVCGQVKDMLKSNAVAITLPIGDEADFKGIVDLVKNQAIVWHDETQGATFDIVDIPADMVDDVKHYRSILIEEIATYDENLLDKYMEDENSITEEEINNALRAATIDMAIIPMLAGSSFKNKGVQFMLDAVCKYLPSPLDKEGIEGIHPDDADLLEEDQKKILRRPDVKEPFAALAFKIATDPFVGRLAFFRAYSGRLDAGSYVLNTRSGNKERISRIYQMHANKQNPIEFIEAGDIGAAVGFKDIKTGDTLSDEKNPIILESMKFPDPVIGIAIEPKTKADVDKMGMALAKLAEEDPTFTVRTDEASGQTIISGMGELHLDILVDRMKREFKVEVNQGEPQVEYKEAFTRSAQHRETYKKQSGGRGKFGDIVFRIEPADEVDGKVPVGLQFVNEVKGGNVPKEYVPAVEKGFREAMKTGPLAGYAVDSLKVTLLDGSFHPVDSDALSFELAARMGYKESGKAAGAVILEPIMKIEVITPEENMGDIVGDLNRRRGQVNDMGDRNGAKTIKADVPLAEMFGYVTTLRTLSSGRATSTMEFSHYAETPSNISEEVIKKAKGNA from the coding sequence ATGGCTAGAGATTTAAAATATACAAGAAATATCGGGATTGCTGCTCACATTGATGCTGGTAAAACAACAACTACTGAGCGTATTCTTTTTTATACTGGAAAATCACACAAAATTGGTGAGGTGCACGATGGTGCTGCTACAATGGACTGGATGGCGCAAGAGCAAGAAAGAGGTATTACAATTACTTCTGCTGCTACAACTTGTACCTGGAACTTTCCAACTGAGCAAGGAAAAGTTATTCCTCAATCATTACCTTACCACTTTAATATTATTGATACTCCTGGACACGTTGACTTTACTGTAGAGGTAAATCGTTCTTTACGTGTACTTGATGGTTTGGTTTTCTTATTTAGTGCTGTTGATGGTGTTGAGCCTCAGTCAGAAACTAACTGGAGACTTGCTGATCAATATAGAGTTCCTCGTATGGGATTCGTAAACAAAATGGACCGTCAAGGTGCTAACTTTTTAGCTGTATGCGGACAGGTTAAAGATATGTTGAAATCGAACGCGGTTGCAATTACTTTGCCTATTGGTGATGAAGCAGATTTTAAAGGTATTGTTGACTTAGTGAAAAATCAAGCTATTGTATGGCATGATGAAACTCAAGGAGCTACTTTTGATATTGTTGATATCCCGGCTGATATGGTTGATGATGTGAAGCATTATCGTTCTATTCTTATCGAAGAGATTGCAACTTATGATGAAAATCTTTTAGATAAGTATATGGAGGATGAGAACTCTATTACTGAAGAAGAAATCAATAACGCTTTAAGAGCGGCTACTATTGATATGGCGATCATTCCAATGCTTGCTGGTTCTTCTTTCAAAAATAAAGGGGTTCAATTTATGTTAGATGCTGTTTGTAAGTATTTACCATCTCCATTAGATAAAGAAGGTATTGAAGGAATTCATCCTGATGATGCTGATTTGTTAGAAGAAGATCAAAAGAAAATCTTACGTAGACCAGATGTAAAAGAGCCGTTCGCAGCTTTAGCATTTAAAATTGCTACTGACCCATTCGTAGGTCGTTTAGCTTTCTTCCGTGCTTATTCTGGACGTTTAGATGCTGGTTCTTATGTTTTAAATACTCGTTCTGGTAATAAAGAGAGAATCTCTCGTATCTACCAAATGCACGCAAACAAACAAAATCCAATCGAATTTATTGAGGCTGGAGATATTGGGGCTGCTGTAGGATTTAAGGATATTAAAACTGGAGATACACTTTCTGATGAGAAGAATCCAATTATCTTGGAATCTATGAAATTCCCAGATCCTGTAATTGGTATCGCTATTGAGCCAAAAACTAAAGCTGACGTTGATAAAATGGGTATGGCTTTAGCAAAATTAGCTGAAGAGGATCCAACATTTACAGTTAGAACTGATGAGGCTTCTGGTCAAACAATTATCTCGGGTATGGGTGAGCTTCACTTAGATATCTTAGTTGATCGTATGAAACGTGAATTTAAAGTAGAGGTAAATCAAGGTGAGCCTCAGGTTGAATATAAAGAAGCGTTTACAAGATCTGCTCAACATAGAGAAACTTACAAAAAACAATCTGGAGGTCGTGGTAAATTCGGTGATATCGTATTTAGAATCGAGCCTGCTGATGAAGTTGATGGAAAAGTTCCTGTTGGATTACAGTTTGTGAATGAAGTAAAAGGAGGTAACGTTCCTAAAGAGTATGTTCCTGCGGTTGAAAAAGGTTTCCGTGAAGCTATGAAAACTGGGCCTTTAGCTGGATATGCTGTTGATAGTTTAAAGGTTACTTTATTGGATGGATCTTTCCACCCTGTGGATTCTGATGCTCTTTCTTTTGAATTAGCGGCGAGAATGGGTTATAAAGAGTCTGGTAAAGCTGCTGGAGCTGTTATCTTAGAGCCAATCATGAAAATCGAAGTTATTACTCCAGAAGAAAACATGGGTGATATCGTAGGTGACTTGAACCGTCGTAGAGGTCAGGTTAATGATATGGGTGATAGAAACGGAGCGAAAACTATTAAAGCAGATGTGCCGTTAGCTGAGATGTTTGGTTATGTTACTACATTAAGAACATTATCATCTGGTAGAGCAACATCTACAATGGAGTTTTCTCATTATGCAGAAACACCTTCTAACATTTCAGAAGAGGTAATCAAAAAAGCAAAAGGTAACGCTTAA
- the rpsJ gene encoding 30S ribosomal protein S10, which yields MSQKIRIKLKSYDHMLVDKSAEKIVKTVKTTGAVVTGPIPLPTHKKLFTVLRSPHVNKKAREQFEVMSYKRLIDIYSSSSKTIDALMKLELPSGVEVEIKV from the coding sequence ATGAGTCAAAAAATCAGAATAAAACTAAAATCTTACGATCACATGTTGGTAGATAAATCTGCTGAAAAGATCGTAAAAACAGTAAAAACTACTGGAGCGGTTGTAACAGGTCCAATCCCGTTGCCAACTCACAAAAAACTTTTCACTGTATTGCGTTCTCCGCATGTTAATAAAAAAGCGAGAGAGCAATTTGAAGTAATGTCATACAAGAGATTGATTGATATTTATTCATCTTCATCTAAAACTATTGATGCTTTAATGAAACTTGAATTGCCAAGTGGAGTTGAAGTAGAGATTAAAGTATAA
- the rplC gene encoding 50S ribosomal protein L3, translating into MSGLIGKKIGMTSIFDENGKNIPCTVIEAGPCVVTQVRTNEVDGYEALQLGFDDKNEKHSTKAALGHFKKAGTVAKKKVVEFQDFATEQKLGDLIDVSIFEEGEFVDVQGVSKGKGFQGVVKRHGFGGVGQATHGQHNRLRAPGSVGASSYPSRVFKGMRMAGRMGGDNVKVQNLRVLKVVAEKNLLVVKGCIPGHKNSYVIIQK; encoded by the coding sequence ATGTCTGGGTTAATTGGTAAAAAAATCGGCATGACTAGTATTTTCGACGAAAACGGGAAAAACATTCCTTGTACAGTAATCGAAGCTGGACCATGTGTTGTTACCCAAGTCAGAACCAACGAGGTTGACGGGTATGAAGCGTTGCAACTTGGTTTCGATGACAAAAACGAGAAACATTCCACTAAAGCTGCTTTAGGGCACTTTAAAAAAGCTGGAACTGTTGCTAAGAAAAAAGTCGTTGAATTTCAAGATTTTGCAACTGAACAAAAATTAGGAGATCTTATCGATGTTTCTATTTTTGAAGAAGGAGAGTTTGTAGATGTACAAGGTGTTTCTAAAGGTAAAGGTTTTCAGGGTGTTGTTAAACGTCACGGTTTTGGTGGGGTTGGACAAGCTACTCATGGTCAGCACAACCGTTTAAGAGCGCCAGGTTCTGTAGGAGCTTCTTCTTATCCATCTAGAGTATTCAAAGGAATGCGTATGGCTGGAAGAATGGGAGGAGATAATGTAAAAGTTCAAAACCTTAGAGTTTTAAAAGTAGTTGCTGAAAAGAATCTACTTGTTGTTAAAGGGTGTATTCCTGGTCACAAAAACTCTTACGTAATCATTCAGAAGTAA
- the rplD gene encoding 50S ribosomal protein L4, which yields MEVKVLDFNGKDTGRKVQLSDSVFAIEPNNHAVYLDVKQYLANQRQGTHKAKERAEVTGSTRKIKKQKGTGTARAGSVKNPLFKGGGTVFGPRPRSYSFKLNKNLKRLARKSAFSIKAKESNIIVLEDFNFEAPNTKNFINVLKALGLENKKSLFVLGESNKNVYLSSRNLKASNVVTSSELSTYAILNTNNLVLLEGSLELIEENLSK from the coding sequence ATGGAAGTAAAAGTATTAGATTTCAACGGAAAAGATACTGGTAGAAAAGTTCAACTTTCTGATTCAGTATTCGCAATTGAGCCAAACAATCACGCAGTATATCTTGATGTTAAGCAATATCTTGCTAATCAAAGACAAGGTACTCACAAAGCTAAAGAAAGAGCTGAAGTAACTGGAAGTACGCGTAAGATTAAAAAACAAAAAGGTACGGGTACGGCTCGTGCGGGAAGTGTTAAAAATCCTTTATTTAAAGGAGGAGGAACAGTTTTCGGGCCAAGACCAAGAAGTTATTCATTTAAATTGAATAAAAACTTAAAAAGATTGGCTAGAAAATCAGCTTTCTCAATCAAAGCAAAAGAGTCGAACATTATCGTTCTTGAAGACTTTAATTTTGAAGCGCCAAACACTAAAAATTTCATTAACGTTTTGAAAGCTTTAGGGTTAGAAAATAAAAAATCTCTATTTGTATTGGGTGAGTCAAATAAAAATGTATATTTGTCGTCACGTAATTTAAAGGCTTCTAATGTCGTAACTAGCTCGGAATTAAGCACTTACGCAATATTAAACACTAATAATTTAGTGCTTTTGGAGGGTTCTTTAGAGTTAATTGAAGAAAATTTAAGTAAATAA
- the rplW gene encoding 50S ribosomal protein L23 produces MSIIIRPIVTEKVTKESEVLNRFGFVVDKKANKVQIKKAVEAAYGVTIVSVNTMNVRPDRSTKYTKSGLISGKTNAIKKAIVQVQEGETIDFYNNI; encoded by the coding sequence ATGAGTATCATAATTAGACCTATAGTAACTGAAAAAGTAACCAAAGAAAGTGAAGTTCTTAACCGCTTCGGGTTCGTTGTTGACAAAAAAGCAAACAAAGTTCAAATTAAGAAAGCTGTTGAGGCTGCTTATGGAGTAACTATTGTTTCTGTTAACACAATGAATGTGAGACCAGACAGATCTACTAAATACACTAAAAGTGGTTTAATCAGTGGAAAGACAAATGCAATTAAAAAAGCAATTGTTCAAGTACAAGAAGGAGAAACAATTGATTTTTACAACAATATCTAA
- the rplB gene encoding 50S ribosomal protein L2 codes for MSVRKLKPITPGQRFRVVNGYDAITTDKPERSLIAPIKNSGGRNSQGKMTMRYTGGGHKQRYRIIDFKRTKDGIPATVKSIEYDPNRTAFIALLAYADGEKTYIIAQNGLKVGQKLVSGPESQPEIGNTLPLSRIPLGTVISCIELRPGQGAVIARSAGTFAQLMARDGKYATIKMPSGETRLILLTCSATIGAVSNSDHQLVVSGKAGRTRWLGRRPRTRPVAMNPVDHPMGGGEGRSSGGHPRSRNGLPAKGYRTRSKKNPSNKYIVERRKK; via the coding sequence ATGTCAGTAAGAAAATTAAAACCTATTACCCCGGGTCAGCGATTTAGAGTTGTGAATGGTTATGACGCTATTACAACTGATAAGCCGGAACGCTCTTTGATAGCGCCGATAAAAAACTCAGGAGGTAGAAATAGTCAAGGAAAGATGACCATGCGTTATACGGGTGGTGGTCACAAGCAGAGATATCGTATTATTGATTTCAAAAGAACTAAAGATGGAATTCCAGCTACAGTGAAATCAATCGAATACGATCCAAATCGAACTGCGTTTATCGCTTTGTTAGCTTATGCTGATGGAGAGAAAACTTATATTATCGCTCAAAACGGATTGAAAGTTGGTCAGAAATTAGTTTCTGGACCAGAATCTCAACCAGAGATTGGTAATACTTTACCTTTAAGCAGAATTCCTCTTGGAACTGTTATATCTTGTATTGAGTTACGTCCAGGACAAGGAGCTGTTATTGCTCGTTCAGCTGGAACTTTTGCTCAGTTAATGGCAAGAGACGGGAAATATGCTACAATTAAAATGCCATCTGGAGAAACAAGATTAATCTTGTTAACTTGTTCGGCTACAATTGGAGCTGTTTCTAACTCTGACCACCAATTAGTTGTATCTGGAAAAGCAGGTAGAACAAGATGGTTAGGAAGAAGACCTAGAACTAGACCAGTAGCGATGAACCCAGTTGATCACCCTATGGGAGGTGGTGAAGGACGTTCTTCTGGAGGGCACCCACGTTCAAGAAACGGATTGCCAGCTAAAGGTTACAGAACTCGTTCTAAGAAAAACCCGAGTAACAAGTATATCGTAGAACGTAGAAAGAAATAA
- the rpsS gene encoding 30S ribosomal protein S19, with protein MARSLKKGPFVHYKLDKKVQENVESGKNSVVKTWSRASMITPDFVGQTIAVHNGRQFVPVYVTENMVGHKLGEFSPTRSFRGHAGAKNKGKK; from the coding sequence ATGGCACGTTCATTAAAAAAAGGACCTTTCGTTCATTATAAATTAGACAAGAAAGTTCAAGAAAACGTAGAAAGTGGTAAGAATAGTGTAGTTAAGACTTGGTCTAGAGCTTCTATGATTACTCCGGATTTCGTTGGACAGACTATCGCAGTTCATAACGGTCGTCAATTTGTACCAGTTTACGTAACAGAAAACATGGTAGGTCACAAATTAGGAGAGTTTTCACCAACTAGATCTTTTAGAGGTCATGCTGGAGCAAAAAATAAAGGTAAAAAATAA
- the rplV gene encoding 50S ribosomal protein L22: MGVRKRETADARKEANKSIAFAKLNNCPTSPRKMRLVADLVRGQKVERALNILRFSSKEASRKLEKLLLSAINNWEQKNSEGNLEEAGLFVKEIRVDGGMMLKRLRPAPQGRAHRIRKRSNHVTIVLGAINNTQSNS, encoded by the coding sequence ATGGGAGTTCGTAAAAGAGAAACAGCAGATGCGAGAAAAGAGGCTAATAAGTCTATCGCTTTCGCAAAATTGAATAACTGCCCTACTTCACCTAGAAAAATGCGCTTAGTAGCGGACTTGGTAAGAGGTCAGAAGGTAGAAAGAGCACTTAACATTTTAAGATTCAGTTCTAAAGAAGCTTCAAGAAAATTAGAAAAACTATTATTATCTGCAATCAATAACTGGGAGCAAAAAAATAGTGAAGGTAATTTAGAAGAAGCTGGATTATTTGTTAAAGAGATCAGAGTAGATGGTGGAATGATGTTAAAAAGACTTCGTCCAGCTCCACAAGGTCGTGCACACAGAATAAGAAAACGTTCTAATCACGTAACAATCGTGCTTGGAGCTATCAATAACACACAAAGCAATTCTTAA
- the rpsC gene encoding 30S ribosomal protein S3, with translation MGQKTNPIGNRLGIIRGWDSNWYGGNDYGDKLAEDHKIRKYIHARLSKASVSKVIIERTLKLVTVTITTARPGIIIGKGGQEVDKLKEELKKVTDKEVQINIFEIKRPELDAYLVATSIARQIESRISYRRAIKMAIAASMRMNAEGIKVLISGRLNGAEMARSEGFKEGRIPLSTFRADIDYALAEAHTTYGRMGIKVWIMKGEVYGKRDLSPLAGMDKKQSGTGGGKGGDAPRGKSNFNKGGKPDARKRK, from the coding sequence ATGGGACAAAAGACAAATCCAATTGGAAATAGACTTGGTATCATCAGAGGATGGGACTCAAACTGGTATGGTGGAAATGATTACGGCGATAAATTAGCTGAGGATCACAAAATCAGAAAGTATATCCACGCTCGTTTATCAAAAGCTAGTGTATCTAAAGTAATCATCGAGAGAACTTTAAAGCTTGTAACCGTTACTATCACTACTGCTAGACCTGGTATTATTATCGGAAAAGGCGGACAAGAGGTAGACAAGTTAAAAGAGGAACTTAAGAAAGTTACTGATAAAGAGGTTCAAATTAACATCTTTGAAATTAAAAGACCTGAGTTAGATGCTTATCTTGTGGCGACAAGCATCGCTCGTCAAATCGAAAGCCGTATTTCTTACAGACGTGCAATCAAAATGGCTATTGCTGCTTCTATGCGTATGAACGCTGAAGGTATCAAAGTTTTGATTTCTGGTCGTTTGAATGGAGCTGAGATGGCACGTTCTGAAGGTTTCAAAGAAGGTAGAATTCCTCTATCAACTTTCAGAGCTGATATTGATTATGCTTTGGCTGAAGCTCACACTACTTACGGTAGAATGGGTATCAAAGTATGGATCATGAAAGGTGAAGTTTATGGAAAGAGAGATCTTTCTCCACTTGCTGGAATGGATAAAAAACAATCTGGTACTGGCGGTGGTAAAGGTGGAGATGCCCCTAGAGGTAAATCTAACTTTAATAAAGGTGGAAAACCAGACGCTCGTAAAAGAAAGTAA
- the rplP gene encoding 50S ribosomal protein L16 yields the protein MLQPKRTKYRKVQKGRMKGNSQRGHELSNGMFGIKSVHEDGMFLTSRQIEAARIAATRYMKREGQLWIKIFPDKPITKKPLEVRMGKGKGAVEYWAAVVKPGRIMFEVGGVPLSVAKEALRLAAQKLPVKTKFVVARDFEA from the coding sequence ATGTTACAGCCTAAAAGAACAAAATACCGTAAGGTACAAAAAGGTAGAATGAAGGGTAACTCTCAAAGAGGGCATGAACTTTCAAATGGAATGTTTGGTATTAAATCTGTGCATGAAGATGGAATGTTCTTAACTTCACGTCAAATCGAAGCTGCGCGTATCGCTGCAACTCGTTACATGAAGAGAGAAGGACAATTGTGGATTAAAATTTTTCCAGACAAACCTATCACTAAGAAACCTCTTGAAGTACGTATGGGTAAAGGTAAAGGAGCAGTTGAATATTGGGCTGCTGTTGTTAAACCAGGAAGAATTATGTTTGAAGTTGGAGGGGTTCCATTGTCAGTTGCAAAAGAGGCTTTACGTCTTGCAGCTCAAAAACTTCCAGTAAAAACTAAGTTCGTCGTTGCTAGAGATTTCGAAGCATAA
- the rpmC gene encoding 50S ribosomal protein L29, producing MKQSEIKDLSAAELQEKLSQTKKVYADLKMAHAISPIANPLQIRSVRRTVARLATELTKRELQ from the coding sequence ATGAAACAATCAGAAATAAAAGATCTTTCTGCAGCGGAGTTGCAAGAAAAGCTTAGTCAAACTAAGAAAGTATATGCTGACCTAAAAATGGCTCACGCTATTTCTCCAATTGCTAACCCACTTCAAATTAGAAGCGTTAGAAGAACAGTTGCTAGATTAGCTACAGAGTTAACTAAAAGAGAGTTACAATAA
- the rpsQ gene encoding 30S ribosomal protein S17, whose translation MEEKRNLRKERIGVVTSNKMDKSIVISEVRKVKHPLYGKFVLKTKKYVAHDETNDCNIGDTVRISETRPLSKTKCWRLVEILERAK comes from the coding sequence ATGGAAGAAAAAAGAAATTTAAGAAAAGAAAGAATAGGTGTTGTTACTTCAAATAAGATGGATAAATCTATCGTTATTTCAGAAGTAAGAAAAGTAAAACACCCATTATACGGTAAGTTCGTGTTAAAAACTAAGAAATATGTTGCACACGACGAAACAAACGACTGTAACATTGGAGATACTGTAAGAATTAGCGAAACGCGTCCTTTAAGTAAAACAAAATGTTGGAGATTAGTTGAAATCTTAGAAAGAGCTAAATAA
- the rplN gene encoding 50S ribosomal protein L14, giving the protein MVQQESRLKVADNTGAKEVLTIRVLGGTKRRYASVGDKIVVSIKDATPNGNVKKGAVSTAVVVRTKKEVRRADGSYIRFDDNACVLLNAAGEMRGTRVFGPVARELREKQFMKIVSLAPEVL; this is encoded by the coding sequence ATGGTACAACAAGAATCAAGACTAAAAGTAGCAGATAACACGGGAGCTAAAGAAGTTTTAACTATTCGTGTTTTAGGAGGTACTAAAAGAAGATATGCCTCTGTTGGTGACAAAATTGTAGTTTCTATCAAAGATGCAACTCCAAACGGGAACGTTAAAAAAGGAGCTGTTTCAACTGCAGTTGTTGTACGTACTAAAAAAGAAGTGAGAAGAGCTGATGGTTCTTATATCCGTTTCGATGACAATGCGTGTGTTCTTTTGAATGCAGCAGGAGAAATGAGAGGAACTCGTGTTTTTGGTCCGGTAGCAAGAGAACTTCGTGAAAAACAATTCATGAAAATTGTATCATTAGCACCAGAAGTGCTTTAA
- the rplX gene encoding 50S ribosomal protein L24 yields MIKLKIKSGDIVRVIAGDHKGAEGKVLRVYREKNKAIVEGVNLVSKHTKPSAKNPQGGIVKKEASIQISNIALIDPKTKETTRVGIRVEGDKKVRFSKKSNQVL; encoded by the coding sequence ATGATAAAGCTAAAAATAAAATCAGGAGATATCGTAAGAGTTATTGCTGGAGACCATAAAGGTGCTGAAGGTAAAGTTTTACGTGTTTACCGTGAAAAAAACAAAGCGATCGTTGAAGGTGTAAACCTGGTTTCAAAACATACTAAACCAAGTGCTAAAAACCCTCAAGGTGGTATCGTTAAGAAAGAGGCTTCTATTCAAATTTCTAACATTGCTTTAATTGATCCTAAAACTAAGGAAACAACTAGAGTAGGTATTAGAGTAGAAGGAGATAAGAAAGTAAGATTTTCAAAAAAATCTAATCAAGTACTATAG
- the rplE gene encoding 50S ribosomal protein L5 translates to MAYTPRLKEEYKSRVISALKEEFGYTNVMQVPKLEKIVLSRGVGAAVSDKKLIDYAVDELTKITGQKAVSTISKKDVASFKLRKGMPIGAKVTLRGERMYEFLDRLITSALPRVRDFSGIKATGFDGRGNYNLGVLEQIIFPEIDIDKVNKISGMDITFVTTAKTDKEAKSLLAELGLPFKKN, encoded by the coding sequence ATGGCATATACACCTAGACTAAAAGAAGAATATAAGAGTAGAGTAATCTCTGCTCTTAAAGAAGAGTTCGGATATACAAACGTAATGCAAGTTCCTAAACTTGAAAAAATCGTTTTGAGCCGTGGAGTTGGTGCAGCTGTATCTGATAAAAAACTTATTGACTATGCAGTTGATGAGTTAACTAAGATCACTGGACAAAAAGCAGTATCTACAATTTCTAAGAAAGACGTTGCGTCTTTCAAATTAAGAAAAGGGATGCCTATTGGAGCAAAAGTTACTTTACGTGGAGAAAGAATGTATGAGTTTTTAGATAGACTTATCACTTCTGCTTTACCACGTGTTAGAGATTTTAGTGGTATTAAAGCTACTGGTTTCGACGGAAGAGGTAACTACAATCTTGGAGTTTTAGAGCAAATCATTTTCCCAGAAATTGATATTGACAAAGTAAACAAAATTTCAGGAATGGATATTACATTTGTTACTACTGCAAAGACAGACAAGGAAGCAAAGTCATTATTGGCTGAATTAGGATTACCTTTTAAAAAGAATTAA
- the rpsN gene encoding 30S ribosomal protein S14 gives MAKESMKAREVKREKTVAKYAEKRKALLEAGDYEGLQRLPKNASPVRLHNRCKLTGRPRGYIRQFGISRVTFREMANNGLIPGVKKASW, from the coding sequence ATGGCTAAAGAATCAATGAAAGCCCGCGAGGTGAAAAGAGAGAAAACGGTAGCTAAGTATGCTGAAAAGAGAAAAGCTTTATTAGAAGCTGGAGACTATGAAGGTTTACAAAGATTACCAAAAAATGCTTCACCTGTTCGTTTACACAATCGTTGCAAATTAACTGGAAGACCAAGAGGTTATATCCGTCAATTCGGAATCTCTCGTGTAACTTTCCGTGAAATGGCTAACAATGGATTAATTCCAGGTGTGAAAAAAGCCAGCTGGTAA
- the rpsH gene encoding 30S ribosomal protein S8, with protein sequence MYTDPIADYLTRVRNAVAANHKVVEIPASNLKKEITKILFDQGYILSYKFEQNTVQGSIKIALKYDKDTKEPVIKDIQRISKPGLRKYAGAAKLPRILNGLGIAIVSTSKGLMTGKQAKQLNVGGEVICYVY encoded by the coding sequence ATGTATACAGATCCTATTGCAGATTATTTGACTAGAGTTCGTAACGCTGTGGCTGCAAACCACAAAGTTGTTGAAATTCCAGCTTCTAATCTTAAAAAAGAAATAACTAAGATCTTATTTGATCAAGGTTATATCTTAAGTTACAAATTTGAGCAGAACACAGTTCAAGGTTCTATCAAAATTGCTTTAAAGTATGATAAAGATACTAAAGAGCCTGTAATTAAAGATATCCAAAGAATTAGTAAACCTGGTTTACGTAAGTACGCAGGTGCTGCCAAATTACCAAGAATCCTTAACGGATTAGGAATTGCTATTGTTTCTACATCAAAAGGTTTGATGACAGGAAAACAAGCTAAGCAGTTAAATGTAGGTGGTGAAGTAATTTGTTACGTATACTAA
- the rplF gene encoding 50S ribosomal protein L6 → MSRIGKSPIVIPAGVTVEVKDGIITVKGKKGQLVQEFSDVNVTVEGDQVLVERSSDHKDHRAKHGLFRSLISNMVVGVSEGFTKELELVGVGYRASNQGQKLDLALGYSHNIVLEIAPEVALETISEKGKNPIVKLTSFDKQLLGQVAAKIRGFRKPEPYKGKGVKFVGEVLRRKAGKSA, encoded by the coding sequence ATGTCAAGAATAGGTAAAAGCCCAATTGTAATCCCTGCTGGTGTAACTGTAGAAGTTAAAGACGGTATTATTACAGTAAAAGGAAAAAAAGGTCAACTAGTTCAGGAGTTTTCGGACGTAAATGTAACTGTTGAAGGCGATCAGGTTTTAGTAGAAAGATCGTCTGATCATAAAGACCATAGAGCAAAACACGGATTATTCAGATCTTTGATCAGTAATATGGTTGTTGGTGTATCTGAAGGTTTCACAAAAGAACTAGAATTAGTTGGAGTTGGTTATAGAGCTTCAAACCAAGGTCAAAAATTAGATTTAGCTCTTGGATATTCTCACAATATTGTTTTAGAAATTGCTCCAGAAGTAGCTTTAGAAACAATATCTGAAAAAGGTAAGAACCCAATCGTAAAATTAACATCATTTGATAAACAACTTTTAGGACAAGTTGCTGCGAAAATCAGAGGTTTCCGTAAGCCAGAGCCATATAAAGGAAAAGGTGTTAAATTTGTGGGTGAAGTATTAAGAAGAAAAGCAGGTAAATCAGCTTAA